The window TTTTAATTTGAGATCACATAAAATAATTGTATCTTTAAAGTAATTTAACCTATCTTAATTATGAAACTAGTAGCGCCGCACGTATGTCACCCTATGTTGAGTACCACCAGTTAAATCAATTGATATCAGAGCATCTCtatgaacaaatttttgttataaaaagtGAGCTCTCCTTGTATCCACTATCTTCCCAGAATTCCGAAATCAATACAAGTCTTGCACGTCTTCAATCTCGCTCCAACCTAACTCCATTGAATCGATTGCAGTCGAGTGATTACTACACTTCACCATTTCACCACCTATAACTTAGACTTTAGGCAACACGGATCGGATGATATGTATGGTATCATCCAACGTACAACTTAGTCGGATTGAACTTATTCATATTGTCTGGACAACAGATTTATAAATCAACTTCTTgctcataaattttaatatgttctaATTTGAGAAATTTAGAATCCCaacttattttaattatttaaataactttAGAGAAAAGTACATgatcaatttaaaaaattaattttaatatattattattactattattattacaCTAATACTTACTATataataagttataaattatcaaaattttatccgACATATAAATCAAGGATTAATTTTTACTCATAactaactttttttaagctaAATCAGATAATCCGGATTTTTCGATATCCTTGACAAACTGTGAAGTACCAATTATTTTTGTTGACGAAATTCATGTGTACATACGATATCATATCAGAACTCGGTTCATCATTATTTAATGAGTAAAATTAAATCTCTCAAATTTGtctcaatttatattttcatacaaataattaattttaattgagcGATTACCTTTTTTCATATAACAATTGATAATACTTAGATGATTTATATGAATAGAGGGATTCAACGTGAATGAATACAATCATATATTACTCACCTTGGGGAAAAAATTAGGAATAATTATTGTATATACCTTCCATTTTCCTTATCTAATTATGCGAAATTCATgataaaaagttaaataataattatagaaAAGCATTTTGTTGTTGGTGTGGATGCAAGTTTAAGCCCATTTGTGCTGACCACAACCATATACAgagataaataaattaattgacAAGAACACATGTCTAGTACAACTTTGAGTAGGTGAACAAAAAGCCTGATAAATACTCACACTCCCCTGCTATCCAAGCACTCAATATCTCCCATTCATTCTCCTTGTCATCTTCTCTTGATTCACATTCTTCAACAATTCTCTAAACATGAACACAACCACAGAGCTGATCCCACCAACACTACAACCAAATGATGAGGAAGAAGAGGCTTGCATGTTTGCCATGCAATTAGCCAGTGCTTCTGTTCTGCCCATGGTTCTCAAATCAGCCATTGAGCTCAACCTTCTTGAGTCCATTGCTAAAGCTGGTCCAGGTGCTTATGTCTCGCCTTCCGAGCTTGCGGCTGGCCTGCCTTCCAGCCAGCCTGACACTCCTGTCATGCTGGACCGCATCCTCAGGCTCCTGGCCAGCTACTCTGTTCTCAAGTGTAAGCTTAAAGAACTGCCTCAGGGCCGGGTTGAGAGGCTTTATGGATTGGCTCCTGTGTGCAAGTTCTTGACTAAAAACAGTGATGGCGTGTCGATGGCTCCACTTTTGCTGatgaaccaggataaaatcctTATGGAGAGCTGGTATGGCCTAATTTGAACCGAATTTAGCCATTTCAATATTGTTATTGAGGTCTAAATTTAATATTGGTGGGAATGAATTGTGTGTAGGTATCACTTGAAAGACGCGGTTCTTGATGGTGGAATACCTTTTAACAAGGCATATGGAATGACCGCGTTTGAGTACCATGGCAAAGACCCTAGATTTAACAAAGTCTTTAACCAGGGAATGTCTAATCATTCCACTATTACTATGAAGAAAATCCTCGAAACATACAATGGTTTTGCCGGGCTCAAAACTCTGGTGGATGTTGGTGGAGGCACTGGAGCCACCCTCAATATGATCATCTCTAAATATCCTAATCTTAAAGGGATTAACTTTGATCTCCCCCACGTCGTTGAAGATGCTCCATCTTATCCTGGTAAGCAATTTCAGTGTTGCTGGACACATTATGTGCCATGTTTAAATATCTTTAAGTTCTCAAAATCATTTTTTGTGACATACTATAACTTTAATTTGAAGTTGTCTGGATTATtttggtttgatttgatttgcTTATGTAGGTGTGGAGCATGTTGGAGGTGACATGTTTGTTAGTGTGCCGAAAGGGGATGCTATTTTCATGAAGGTCTGTTTGAATTTCTATGATCTCATTTGAGCTTCCACATATTGAATCAGTATTATTAGGCCAGTGTCCCATGAAAGGGACTCTTGACAGATCACATTTCTAGAACACTTGGAATTTTCAGATTTACAGTTTAGACTTTATGTACAGGATGTAACTTAATAATGGTAGCTGTTGACTCAATCAAATTCTATAATGTGCAGTGGATATGTCACGATTGGAGCGATGCACATTGTCTGGCGTTCTTAAAGAACTGCTACAAGGCACTTCCAAGTAATGGAAAGGTGATACTAGCAGAATGCGTTCTTCCAGAGGCTCCAGACTCCAAGCTTACAACCAAGAATGTGATTCACATAGATGTTATAATGCTTGCGCATAATCCTGGTGGAAAAGAAAGAACTGAGAAAGATTTCGAGGCCTTGGGAAAAGAGGCTGGTTTCAGAAGCTTTAACTTGGCCTGCTGTGCTTATAATACTTGGATTATCGAATATTACAAATAGAAGAAAATccttggggggggggggggggggggggttggctTCTGCTTAATGTTTGAATTTATTGTCAAATTTGAGGGATATATGTGAAATAAAGTTTCAATGGAATATCAGCAAGTACTATAATGCTGCAGATGTTGTGGGTTATCTGAGCCCAAAATTGAATCTGAGCCCTTGGAATATAAATCCAACggcccccgtacagtgtgttagataacccttatCTAACAACCGGTTGTCAAGGAACAGGACCCTTTTGTTTATTCCTCTTTTATACACCAGATTGCAACTATTGAACATTGTATCTGTTTATGAGTTTAATCTCAACAGTTTGCTATAATAGAGTTTGCTTTTTATTCATTGATTTGCTATATGTCTATGTTAATACGTTAATAAACTCCATAAGCTCTACAAATAGAGATTGAAAGGTACCTTGCAAAGAGATGAATGGATTCCTCATTTCCTATTTTCATTCTGTTTCTTCATTCAATCCCCCTTTTCTTTCATTAAGCTTTGGAATCACCATGTCACACCAGTCATACCATTAGTATTGCTCCTTTTACCAATTTGAGCCCCTGCAGGACAATAGTAGTCGTAATTTTTCTTCAAGACAGCCACTCAGATATCCGGTTTGAAAACAAGGTCTGCATCTAAAATGCAAGCCGGAACTGAGAAAGGGGAAGGGCTTGCAAGGAGTTGATATTAGAGTAACAGATAAATTATTTGCTAATTTGTAAATTTGATCTATAGCTAATCTGTCAAACCATAGTGGAACACTCAGTACCTTGCTTAGAACTAAGTGGACCTGATGGTATAGGCGGAACTAAGGCCAGACAGCAACACACTTCATGTTGACTCCCAATTTGCTTCTGGTGAATCTTGAATTCTCCTCATCTATATGACTATATGGATCATGTTTTTGTATAGTTCAATCAACTTAGGTGTAAGTTTTAGCACCTGAATGAAATTTTCCCAGTAAAAGTTTGCGGATAAGCTTTTGAATTTCATGTGTTTGCAACTTCTTGTCCTCTGAACAGAACAAAggtaagagcaactccagcagcttctctatttggagtcttaaaccaaaatataaggaatatggga of the Daucus carota subsp. sativus chromosome 4, DH1 v3.0, whole genome shotgun sequence genome contains:
- the LOC108215577 gene encoding caffeic acid 3-O-methyltransferase, which encodes MNTTTELIPPTLQPNDEEEEACMFAMQLASASVLPMVLKSAIELNLLESIAKAGPGAYVSPSELAAGLPSSQPDTPVMLDRILRLLASYSVLKCKLKELPQGRVERLYGLAPVCKFLTKNSDGVSMAPLLLMNQDKILMESWYHLKDAVLDGGIPFNKAYGMTAFEYHGKDPRFNKVFNQGMSNHSTITMKKILETYNGFAGLKTLVDVGGGTGATLNMIISKYPNLKGINFDLPHVVEDAPSYPGVEHVGGDMFVSVPKGDAIFMKWICHDWSDAHCLAFLKNCYKALPSNGKVILAECVLPEAPDSKLTTKNVIHIDVIMLAHNPGGKERTEKDFEALGKEAGFRSFNLACCAYNTWIIEYYK